Below is a window of Yimella sp. cx-51 DNA.
CGAATGCCTGGACGGCCGGGTCAAGACGCTGCACCCGCGCGTCCACGCCGGCATTCTGGCCGATTCCCGTAAGCCGGAGCACGTCGCGCAGCTCGACGATCTGGGCGTGGAGCCATTCGACCTCGTCGTCAGCAATCTCTACCCGTTCACCGAGACGGTGATGTCGGGCGCGTCCGCGGACGAGTGCGTGGAGCAGATCGACATCGGCGGACCGTCCATGGTGCGTGCGGCCGCCAAGAACCACCCGAGCGTCGCGATCGTCACTGACCCCTCCTCGTACGGCGATGTGCTGCAGGCGGTGCGGACCGGTGGTTTCACCCTCGAACAGCGCAAGCGGCTCGCCGCCCAGGCTTTCGTCCACACGGCCACCTATGACGTGCAGGTCGCGTCGTGGATGGGGAGTGTGCTCACCGACACCTCTGACGGTGAGGGCTACCCGGCGTGGATCGGCGCCACCTGGAACAAGCGTCAGACCCTGCGCTACGGCGAGAACCCGCATCAGTCGGCAGCGTTGTACGACAACGGTTTTCAGCCCGGCGGCCCGGGGCTTGCCCAGGGTGAACTGCTGCACGGCAAGGCCATGAGCTTCAACAACTACGTCGATGCGGACGCCGCCTACCGAGCGGCCTACGACCATGGCGACCAGCCGACGGTTGCGGTCATCAAGCACGCCAACCCCTGCGGCATCGCCGTCGGCAGCGACATCGCGCAGGCGCACAGCAAGGCGCACGAGTGCGACCCCGTGTCGGCCTTCGGTGGCGTGATCGCCACGAACGGCCCGGTCACCAAGGCGATGGCCGAGCGGGTGAAGGACATCTTCACCGAGGTGGTCGTCGCCCCTGACTTCGAGCCGGAAGCCCTCGACATCCTCACCGCGAAGAAGAACATCCGGCTGCTCAAGGTGCCCGCGCGGCGGGCAGGTGGCGACATGCGCCACATCTCTGGCGGGATGCTGCTGCAGGAGGGCGACGCGGTGGACGCCAAGCTCACCGATGAGTCGGGCACCGTGACCGGTGGCGACGACGCCGCCCACTGGCGGCTGGTGAGCGGCGACCCGGCCGACGAAGCGACGCTGGCCGACCTGCAGTTCGCCTGGCGCGCAGTGCGTGCGGTGAAGTCGAACGCGATCCTGTTGGCCAAGGACGGCGGTTCGGTCGGCATCGGTATGGGGCAGGTCAACCGCGTCGACTCGTGTCACCTCGCGGTCAACCGGGCCGGGCAGGAGCGGGCGCGCGCAGCAGTGGCCGCCTCGGACGCCTTCTTCCCGTTCGCCGATGGCCTGCAGGTGCTGCTCGACGCCGGCGTGAAAGCCGTTGTCGCACCTGGCGGTTCGATGCGTGACCAGGAAGTGATCGACGCCGCGAATGCTGTCGGCGTCACGATGTACTTCACCGGTACCCGCCACTTCGCGCACTGACTCTCCGGACGTCCGGCAAACAAACACCTACCTGGCAGGATGGGTCAACGTGACCGCAATCGTGATGGACGGCAAGGCGACACTGCGCGCGATCAAGGACGAGCTGCGTGTGCGGGTCGATGCGCTCAAGGCGCGCGGGGTCACCCCCGGTCTCGGCACAGTGCTGGTGGGCGACGACCCCGCATCGCACTGGTATGTCGGCGCCAAGCACAAGGACGTCGCCTCGATCGGCATCCGGGGTTTCCGACGCGACCTGCCCGCATCGGCCACACAAGCCGAGGTCGAGGCGGTCATCGACGAATTGAACGACGACCCCGAGTGCACCGGCTTCCTGGTGCAGCAGCCGACCGGACTCGACGAGTTCGCGTTGCTGTCGCGGGTCTCCCCGGAGAAGGACATCGACGGGCTTCACCCGATGAACCTCGGCAAGCTCGTGCTCGGCAAGAAGGGTCCGCTGCCGTGCACGCCGCTCGGTGCGATCGAACTGCTGCGGCGTTACGACGTGCCGATCGACGGGGCGAATGTCGTCGTCATCGGTCGCGGGCTCACCGTCGGGCGTCCCCTGGGTCTGTTGCTCACGCGGCGATCGGAGAACGCCACAGTCACGTTGTGCCACACCGGAACACGTGACCTCGCCGAGCATGTGCGCGGCGCCGACATCGTGATCGCTGCGGCCGGCGTCCCCGATCTGATCACCAAGGACATGGTGAAACCGGGCGCGGCGGTCATGGACGTCGGTGTCAGCCGGCGCGAGGGCAAGATCGCCGGTGACGTCTCACGCGACGTCGAACAGGTGGCCGGCTGGTTGACGCCCAACCCCGGGGGAGTGGGACCGATGACGCGAGCGATGCTCCTTTCCAACCTGGTGACGATCGCCGAACAGCAGGCTTCGTGAGACTCCCGCCGCTGGGCGCTGCGTGGTGGCTGCTGGTCGCCTGCACCTTCGTGTCGCTCGCAGTGGCCGTGGGTGGCAGCCTCCGCCTGGGCGGTTACCTGCTTGCAGCCACTGCGGGCCTCGGCGCAGCCCTGCGGCTGGTGCTGCCCGAGTCGTCGGCCGGCGCAATCGTCGTCCGCAGCAGGTCGAAGGATTTCCTCATCTACGCGGTGCTGGCCGGTTGCTTGTTCACCGTCTTCGCGGTGCTGAAGCTCCCAGCCTGAGCACACGCAGAGGGCGCCCCGACCACCATGGTCGGGGCGCCCTCTGCGTGCCTTGGGTGCTTGATCTCAGATGAGGCCGAGCTTCTGCACGGCGTCGCGCTCGTCCTGCAGGCGCTTGGCCGAGGCCATGATGCGCTCACGCGAGAAGTCGTTGAGCTCCAGACCCTGAACGATCTCGTACGTGCCGTTCTTCACCCGGCAGGGGAAGGAGGAGATGATGCCCTCCGGGACGCCGTAGGAGCCGTCCGAGGGCACCGACATCGAGACGATCTCGTCGGTGCCGAGCATCCAGTCGTGCATGTGGTCGATCGTGGCGGAGGCAGCAGAAGCGGCCGACGACGCACCGCGCGCCTTGATGATCGCGCCGCCGCGGGTGGCGACGGTGGGGATGTACTCGTCTTTGATCCACGCCTCGTCCACGAGGTCGGCCGCGACCTTGCCGCCCACCTTGGTGTTGTAGAGGTCGGGGTACATCGAGTCGTCGTGGTTGCCCCAAATGGCGAGATCCTTGATCTCGTCGACGGCGACCTCGAGCTTCTTGGCCAGCATCGCCTTGGCGCGGTTGTGGTCGAGACGGGTCAGGGCGTTGAAGCGCTCGGCCGGGATGTCGGGAGCGTTCTCCTTGGCGATGAGCGCGTTGGTGTTGGCCGGGTTGCCGGTGACCAGGATCTTGATGTCGTCAGCGGCGACCTTGTTCAGCGCAGCACCCTGGCCGGTGAAGATCTTGCCGTTGGCCGAGAGCAGGTCGGCGCGGTCCATGCCTTCCTTACGGGGCATGGCGCCCACGAGCAGGGCAGCGTTGGCGCCGTCGAACATCTTCTCGGCGTCGTCGCCGATCTCGACGGACGACAGGAGCGGGAAGGCGCAGTCGTCCAACTCCATGACGACGCCCTCGAGCGCCTTCAGCGCGGGGGTGACTTCGAGCAGCTGGAGCGCGACCGGGGTGTCCGGACCCAGCAGTGCACCGCTGGCGATGCGGAAAAGAAGGCTGTAGCCGATCTGACCGGCGGCGCCGGTGACGGCAACCTTGACAGGCGTGTTGCTCACGTTCATCCCCTCAGGACGACATTGTTTTGGGTACATCCCTGAAAATATCAGCGGGCACGCGGTCGCCGACTGGCAGGCCGCTACGGCGTAACGAATGGGACGGATGGGGCGATCGGCAGGCATACTGTGCCCCGTTCCCCTGAAGATTCGAAGGAGTCAATCGTGCGGCGAAGCATGTGGCCGGTCGCGCTCGTCGCGCTGCTGGTCGTTGATGCCCTGTTGATCTTCTGGGCGCTACGCCCGGCCGGGGAGCCATCGGGCCTCACCTCGAGCACTTCCTCCAGTTCCTCCTCCTCGGCTTCTTCCTCGCCCTCGTCGACGGCTTCGGGCGACCGATCCGATCGAGTCATCGTGGTGGCCTCGGGCGCAACCAGTGCATGGCGCATCATGACCGGTGCGACCTGCTCCGGTGCCGCGTCGGCGCAGCTGACGACCGATTCCGGCAAGAGCTGGAATGCGGCGCCGAAGCTCCCGTTGAAGGCAGTCTTCTCGGCGTCCGGTAGCGAGGCGGGCAATGCGCTGCTTTCCGGCCTGGACGCCTCCTGCAAGCCGGTGGTGGTGGAACTTTCGCGGCAGTCGGCCGAGGTCACGGACTCACCCGTGCAGTGGTCGGTCAACCCGATCGCTGCCGACCTGCTGCTGCACGACGGCGAGGCCACCGAGAAGGCCTGCGAAAGCGGCCAGATCCGTGACCTCGCCTCCGACACCGCGCAGCGCGCCAACGTGCTGTGCGACGGTGGGGTCATCCGGCGCACGACCGACGCCGGCGCCACGTGGAAGACCGTCGGCACCGTCAAGGAAGCGACCGGCATTGCCTCGGGCAGCGCAGCCTCCGACTACAAGGTCTACGTGGCCTCGACGCGGGAGTGCGGTGTGCGAGTTGCGCCCCTGGCCGACGAACTGGCCGGAACCGCTTCGGGCTGCGTGGACGGAACGCGCAACGCGTCCGCTGCTGACATCACCATGTGGGGATCGATGATCTGGATCGGCGACTCAGCGGGCGGCTGGGTCACCCGCGTCGAAGCACCAGCACCTTCCACCAGCAGCGAAAGCGCCCCCAGCACCTCATCGACATCGTCGTCCTCCACCACCACCGAGTCTGCGCCGACGAGCACCCAGTCCCCGGTGACCACGCAGACCCAGCAGTCGACGACCGCACCGGCCTGGACGCCGTCGACGACGACCCGGACGCGCACTCGGTCAACACAGACCTGGACGCCTCCTGCCACCACGACGAACCCCTCAGGTTCGTGGACGAGCGAGCCCAGCTCGACCGGTGCACCGACCACGAGCACGATGCCCTGACCTCAGAGCAACGTTGGCTTCGCCGAGAGGCGGCATGAGGGGTACGGTTGGGCGCAGACCGCTACGGTCGCTGTTGCCAGTCGTCCGAGTGCGAGAAACGACGATGACCATCGTCGACCCGCCGCGGGCGTCGCCGGCGCAGGATCGAAGTTGGATGCTGACCGGTCACGAGCCGATCGAAGATTTACGGTCCCGCGCTTTCCGGAATTCCGGTTAGCAGCATCGGAGCGCTGGCGAACAGCCAGCCAGAGAGCCTAGGAGCCAGGCGAAGCATGGAGAAGATCAAGGTCAAGAACCCCATCGTCGAACTCGACGGTGACGAGATGACGCGCATCATCTGGGCGTTCATCAAAGACCGGTTGATCCACCCGTATCTGGACGTCGACCTGAAGTACTACGACCTGGGTATCGAGTCGCGTGACGAGACCGACGACCAGATCACCGTCGACGCTGCGAACGCCATCAAAAAGTACGGCGTCGGCGTGAAGTGCGCCACGATCACGCCCGACGAGGCACGCGTCGAGGAGTTCGGCCTCAAGGAGATGTGGAAGAGCCCCAACGGCACCATCCGCAACATCCTCGGTGGCGTGATCTTCCGCGAGCCGATCATCATCAGCAACATCCCGCGTCTGGTGCCGGGCTGGACCAAGCCGATCATCATCGGCCGTCACGCGCACGGCGACCAGTACAAGGCGCAGAACTTCAAGGTGCCCGGCAAGGGCAAGGTGACCATCACCTACACCCCTGCTGACGGCAGCGAGCCGACCGAGCTCGAGGTCGCCGAGTTCGGTGAGGACGGCGGCGTGGCGATGGGCATGTACAACTACAACAAGTCGATCGAAGACTTCGCGCGCGCCTCGCTGAACTACGGTCTGCAGCGCAAGGTGCCGGTCTACCTTTCGACCAAGAACACGATCCTGAAGGCGTACGACGGTGCCTTCAAGGACATCTTCCAGCACATCTTCGACACCGAGTTCAAGGAGCAGTTCGACGAGCTCGGCCTCACCTACGAGCACCGCCTGATCGACGACATGGTCGCGGCGGCGCTGAAGTGGGAGGGCGGTTACGTCTGGGCCTGCAAGAACTACGACGGTGACGTGCAGTCGGACATCGTGGCGCAAGGCTTCGGCTCGCTCGGCCTGATGACGTCCGTCCTCATGACGCCCGACGGCAAGACCGTCGAGGCCGAGGCCGCGCACGGCACCGTGACCCGTCACTACCGCCAGCACCAGCAGGGCAAGGCCACCTCCACCAACCCGATCGCCTCGATCTTCGCGTGGACGCGCGGCATCGCCAAGCGCGGTGAGCTGGACGAGACCCCCGAGGTGACCAAGTTCGCCGAGACCCTCGAGCGCGTCTGCATCGAGACCGTCGAGGAGGGCAAGATGACCAAGGACCTCGCCCTGCTCGTCGGCAAGGACCAGGCCTTCCTGACCACCGAGGAGTTCCTCGCCGCGATCGACGAGAACCTGCAGAAGGCGATGAACGTCGCCTGAGTCGGCTTGTCGTGTCGAGCAGCCCTGGGCCGGTCGGTCCGGGGCTGCTTTCGCAAACAGGGCTCGGCTGGAGTGGGCAGTGTTCGGGCCGTCGATCACAGGCGTCGTGCATCGCGGACGACGGTCTAGAGTTGGCAGTCATGGAAGTGCAGGCAGGCGCATCGGAGGTCGCGGCGCCGTCTGCGGTCAGGGTGGTGTTGGGCCGTGCCGCGGTTCAGATCATCGCGGATGCGGCAGGCGTTGATCTGCTGCACATCAAGGGCGAGGTCGTCGATGTGCGCCTGAACCCGACGCCGATGCCGGGCAGTGATATCGACGCACTCGTCCGACCGGAACACGTGAAGCGGCTGGACGAGGCACTCCGATGCCACGGGTGGAAGCTCTACAGCTCCTTTACGTACGGGTCCCCGTTCGAACATGCCCAGACCTATCTGCATGATCTGTGGGGGTACTTCGACCTGCATCGCCTCTTTCCGGGCGTCTACCGGTCTCCGGACGAGGCGTTCGATCTGATGTGGCACGGGCGGCAACGGATTCACCTCGCCGGTGCCGACGGGTTTGTTCCCGGAGTGACCATGCAAGCGACTGTGCTCATCCTCAACTCTGCGCGGTCCGGGCAGACGGACGCGGTGCGTAAATGGGTTGGTGATCCGGGACTCGATCAGCGAGACATCGACCAACACGTGAGCGACCTGCACGCCCAAGTCGCCTATGCGGCCGCGACCGGGCGCCTGGCGGAGTTTCGGCACGAGCCGGAGTATCTGCTGTGGCGCACTGTGACGACGGGCGGATCCCGCGCTGCCGAATGGTGGGGCCGAATCCGCGCCGCGCGGTCGCCGGTCGACCGTATTCGAATCGCCTTGCGCGCCCCATTGGTCAATACCGAGCAGTTGAGTCATGTCTTGGGTCGGCAGCCGTCACGAATCGATGTCGCTGCGGCCCTGGTTCGACGGGGCGGCGAGGCGGTCCGCGAACTGCTCACATTGCGACGCAAGGGTCGTGATGGCGACACGACTTGAGCTGGGCGCGGACGTCGGGCTGATCACAACGGACGGAACCTCGTACGTCGCCAAGCTGCCGGATGGGCCGCTCCTTGTCTTGAACGATGCGGCCGCTCGCGTTCTGGCCGGATGTCTCAACGGCTCGCTGGAATCGTTGGTGGAGCGGCTGGGCGCAGAGGTGGACGTCAGCCCCGCCGAGTTGAAGACGCAGGTTCAGCCGATCGTGGACACCCTGATCACGCACGGGATTCTCTGCCTGACGTAGTGCCGTTCGGCGGGTGTGCCCGGTTTCGCTTGCGCAGGTGTCGCGCCGCCTTTAAGGTGACCACAGTATCTGTCGCGCACCAGCGGGGAGCGCGCGCTCGATGTGGGGGAGCACACATGAGTAACCGCGAGTCCAACGCGCCAGTCGTCG
It encodes the following:
- a CDS encoding PqqD family protein, giving the protein MATRLELGADVGLITTDGTSYVAKLPDGPLLVLNDAAARVLAGCLNGSLESLVERLGAEVDVSPAELKTQVQPIVDTLITHGILCLT
- a CDS encoding malate dehydrogenase, encoding MSNTPVKVAVTGAAGQIGYSLLFRIASGALLGPDTPVALQLLEVTPALKALEGVVMELDDCAFPLLSSVEIGDDAEKMFDGANAALLVGAMPRKEGMDRADLLSANGKIFTGQGAALNKVAADDIKILVTGNPANTNALIAKENAPDIPAERFNALTRLDHNRAKAMLAKKLEVAVDEIKDLAIWGNHDDSMYPDLYNTKVGGKVAADLVDEAWIKDEYIPTVATRGGAIIKARGASSAASAASATIDHMHDWMLGTDEIVSMSVPSDGSYGVPEGIISSFPCRVKNGTYEIVQGLELNDFSRERIMASAKRLQDERDAVQKLGLI
- a CDS encoding bifunctional methylenetetrahydrofolate dehydrogenase/methenyltetrahydrofolate cyclohydrolase, whose translation is MTAIVMDGKATLRAIKDELRVRVDALKARGVTPGLGTVLVGDDPASHWYVGAKHKDVASIGIRGFRRDLPASATQAEVEAVIDELNDDPECTGFLVQQPTGLDEFALLSRVSPEKDIDGLHPMNLGKLVLGKKGPLPCTPLGAIELLRRYDVPIDGANVVVIGRGLTVGRPLGLLLTRRSENATVTLCHTGTRDLAEHVRGADIVIAAAGVPDLITKDMVKPGAAVMDVGVSRREGKIAGDVSRDVEQVAGWLTPNPGGVGPMTRAMLLSNLVTIAEQQAS
- a CDS encoding nucleotidyltransferase family protein is translated as MEVQAGASEVAAPSAVRVVLGRAAVQIIADAAGVDLLHIKGEVVDVRLNPTPMPGSDIDALVRPEHVKRLDEALRCHGWKLYSSFTYGSPFEHAQTYLHDLWGYFDLHRLFPGVYRSPDEAFDLMWHGRQRIHLAGADGFVPGVTMQATVLILNSARSGQTDAVRKWVGDPGLDQRDIDQHVSDLHAQVAYAAATGRLAEFRHEPEYLLWRTVTTGGSRAAEWWGRIRAARSPVDRIRIALRAPLVNTEQLSHVLGRQPSRIDVAAALVRRGGEAVRELLTLRRKGRDGDTT
- the purH gene encoding bifunctional phosphoribosylaminoimidazolecarboxamide formyltransferase/IMP cyclohydrolase, which codes for MSVDQRPIKRALVSVYDKTGLEDLARGLHEAGVELVSTGGSAALIESLGLPVTKVEDLTGFPECLDGRVKTLHPRVHAGILADSRKPEHVAQLDDLGVEPFDLVVSNLYPFTETVMSGASADECVEQIDIGGPSMVRAAAKNHPSVAIVTDPSSYGDVLQAVRTGGFTLEQRKRLAAQAFVHTATYDVQVASWMGSVLTDTSDGEGYPAWIGATWNKRQTLRYGENPHQSAALYDNGFQPGGPGLAQGELLHGKAMSFNNYVDADAAYRAAYDHGDQPTVAVIKHANPCGIAVGSDIAQAHSKAHECDPVSAFGGVIATNGPVTKAMAERVKDIFTEVVVAPDFEPEALDILTAKKNIRLLKVPARRAGGDMRHISGGMLLQEGDAVDAKLTDESGTVTGGDDAAHWRLVSGDPADEATLADLQFAWRAVRAVKSNAILLAKDGGSVGIGMGQVNRVDSCHLAVNRAGQERARAAVAASDAFFPFADGLQVLLDAGVKAVVAPGGSMRDQEVIDAANAVGVTMYFTGTRHFAH
- a CDS encoding DUF3017 domain-containing protein; translated protein: MRLPPLGAAWWLLVACTFVSLAVAVGGSLRLGGYLLAATAGLGAALRLVLPESSAGAIVVRSRSKDFLIYAVLAGCLFTVFAVLKLPA
- a CDS encoding NADP-dependent isocitrate dehydrogenase — encoded protein: MEKIKVKNPIVELDGDEMTRIIWAFIKDRLIHPYLDVDLKYYDLGIESRDETDDQITVDAANAIKKYGVGVKCATITPDEARVEEFGLKEMWKSPNGTIRNILGGVIFREPIIISNIPRLVPGWTKPIIIGRHAHGDQYKAQNFKVPGKGKVTITYTPADGSEPTELEVAEFGEDGGVAMGMYNYNKSIEDFARASLNYGLQRKVPVYLSTKNTILKAYDGAFKDIFQHIFDTEFKEQFDELGLTYEHRLIDDMVAAALKWEGGYVWACKNYDGDVQSDIVAQGFGSLGLMTSVLMTPDGKTVEAEAAHGTVTRHYRQHQQGKATSTNPIASIFAWTRGIAKRGELDETPEVTKFAETLERVCIETVEEGKMTKDLALLVGKDQAFLTTEEFLAAIDENLQKAMNVA